A single region of the Rhodospirillales bacterium genome encodes:
- a CDS encoding ABC transporter ATP-binding protein — MPAAAETVLELRDVHTHYGASHILRGVSFSLRRGECISLMGRNGMGKTTALRSIMGLVRPSRGSVVAFGRDTRRLATYRIAASGVAYVPEGRGIFPNLTVRENLVMAARAGVGGRRDWTLETVLELFPNLAERAGSSGAALSGGEQQMLTIGRALMTNPAIMLLDEATEGLAPLVREEIWRVIARIKRAGIACIVVDKNVGKLIDVADRHVILVKGEVVFDADGAALMQDPDFLHRHLGV; from the coding sequence GTGCCCGCCGCGGCCGAGACGGTGCTCGAACTTCGCGACGTCCACACCCACTACGGCGCCAGCCACATCCTCCGCGGCGTCTCGTTCTCGCTGCGGCGCGGCGAGTGTATCAGCCTGATGGGGCGGAACGGCATGGGCAAGACCACGGCGCTCCGCTCCATCATGGGGCTCGTTCGACCGAGCCGCGGGTCGGTGGTCGCGTTCGGTCGCGACACCCGGCGTCTCGCCACCTATCGCATCGCCGCGTCGGGGGTGGCGTACGTGCCGGAGGGCCGCGGCATCTTCCCCAACCTGACCGTGCGCGAGAACCTGGTGATGGCGGCGCGCGCGGGCGTCGGCGGCCGCCGGGACTGGACGCTGGAGACGGTGCTGGAGTTGTTCCCCAACCTCGCCGAGCGCGCCGGCAGTTCCGGCGCCGCGCTGTCCGGCGGCGAGCAGCAGATGCTGACCATTGGCCGGGCGTTGATGACCAATCCGGCGATCATGCTGCTGGACGAAGCAACGGAGGGCTTGGCGCCGCTGGTCCGTGAGGAGATCTGGCGGGTGATCGCACGCATCAAACGTGCCGGCATCGCCTGCATCGTCGTCGACAAGAACGTCGGTAAGCTGATCGACGTCGCCGATCGCCACGTCATCCTGGTCAAGGGCGAAGTGGTGTTCGACGCCGACGGCGCCGCCCTGATGCAGGACCCCGACTTTCTCCACCGGCACCTGGGCGTGTAA
- a CDS encoding ABC transporter ATP-binding protein — MSDSAPSTPAPSTPTPETPAPEPAALETSALSKSFGGVFAVREVSVAFAHGCVNAIIGPNGAGKTTLINLLSGDLKPSSGRIVYGGRDITALPPHRVSQLGIGRSYQITNIFPPFTVGRNVWLAAQSRLPSSLRFFRPAVRRRDVAERAERALVAAGLADSVDRIAGTISHGEQRQLEIAMLLATEPQVLLLDEPLAGMGPEEGVGIVRLIQGLRGDHCVVLIEHDMDAVFAVADRLTVMVGGAVLETGTPASIRASDTVRKAYLGDALDGAPQGATA; from the coding sequence ATGAGCGACTCTGCGCCGTCGACGCCTGCGCCGTCGACGCCCACACCGGAAACACCTGCGCCAGAACCCGCGGCTTTGGAGACAAGTGCGCTGTCGAAGAGCTTCGGCGGCGTATTCGCGGTCCGCGAAGTCAGCGTGGCATTCGCACATGGCTGCGTCAACGCCATCATCGGCCCCAACGGCGCCGGCAAGACCACCCTGATCAACCTTCTCTCCGGCGACCTCAAGCCGAGCAGCGGTCGCATCGTCTATGGCGGCCGCGACATCACCGCGCTACCGCCCCACCGCGTGTCGCAGCTCGGCATCGGCCGCAGCTATCAGATCACCAACATCTTTCCGCCGTTCACCGTCGGCCGCAACGTCTGGCTGGCGGCACAGTCACGACTGCCTTCGAGTCTCCGCTTCTTCCGGCCGGCGGTGCGCCGCCGCGATGTGGCCGAGCGCGCCGAGCGGGCGCTGGTTGCAGCGGGGCTTGCCGACAGCGTCGACCGTATCGCCGGGACCATCAGCCATGGCGAGCAGCGCCAACTCGAGATCGCCATGCTGTTGGCGACGGAGCCGCAGGTACTGTTGCTGGATGAGCCGCTGGCAGGGATGGGTCCGGAGGAAGGCGTGGGCATCGTCCGGCTGATCCAGGGGCTGAGGGGCGACCACTGCGTCGTTCTGATCGAGCACGACATGGACGCGGTGTTCGCGGTCGCCGACCGGCTGACGGTGATGGTCGGCGGCGCGGTTCTGGAAACCGGCACGCCTGCTTCGATCCGGGCGAGCGACACGGTGCGCAAAGCCTATCTCGGCGACGCTCTTGACGGCGCACCGCAGGGGGCGACGGCGTGA
- a CDS encoding branched-chain amino acid ABC transporter permease yields MITLPGRGVMLALVAMVIALALVPVLGETYAIKVATRMIVFAIFAMSLDLLIGYTGLVSFGHAAFFGLAAYALQLFAPESEAANLLLALPVSLGVTALAALVIGALVVRTSGIYFIMVTLAFAQMLFFLFHDSPIAGGSDGAYIWFKPAMTIGGVTILDFDSRETLYYFALGALVACYAGLVVVLRSPFGEVIQGIKVNEHRMRALGYDTYRFKLASFVLSATIAGLAGFLFACIDGFVAPQLLGWRESGIGLVMVILGGIGTLFGALIGAVALIGVEEIVRDRAIVGILAEHWQILMGAFVIGVVLLLKNGLAGVLLTTASGVRKSRSTPA; encoded by the coding sequence ATGATCACCCTCCCCGGCCGCGGCGTGATGCTGGCGCTGGTCGCCATGGTGATCGCCCTGGCCTTGGTCCCGGTGCTTGGCGAGACCTACGCGATCAAGGTGGCGACCCGCATGATCGTGTTCGCCATCTTCGCCATGAGCCTCGACCTGCTGATCGGCTACACCGGCCTGGTGAGCTTTGGCCATGCGGCGTTCTTTGGGCTCGCGGCCTACGCGCTGCAACTCTTCGCGCCCGAAAGCGAGGCCGCCAACCTGTTGCTGGCGCTGCCGGTCAGCCTCGGCGTGACGGCTCTCGCGGCACTCGTCATCGGCGCGTTGGTGGTGCGGACCAGCGGCATCTATTTCATCATGGTGACCTTGGCCTTCGCGCAGATGTTGTTCTTTCTGTTTCACGACTCGCCGATCGCCGGCGGCTCCGACGGCGCCTACATCTGGTTCAAACCGGCAATGACCATCGGCGGGGTTACGATCCTGGATTTCGACAGCCGCGAGACCCTCTACTATTTCGCGCTCGGCGCATTGGTCGCCTGTTACGCCGGGCTGGTGGTGGTGCTGCGCTCGCCATTCGGCGAGGTGATCCAGGGCATCAAGGTCAACGAGCACCGCATGCGGGCGCTCGGCTACGACACCTACCGCTTCAAGCTGGCGAGCTTCGTCCTCTCCGCCACCATCGCCGGGCTCGCGGGGTTCCTGTTCGCCTGCATCGACGGCTTCGTGGCGCCGCAGTTGCTGGGCTGGCGGGAATCCGGCATTGGCCTGGTTATGGTCATCCTCGGCGGCATCGGCACCCTGTTCGGCGCCCTGATCGGTGCGGTGGCGCTGATCGGCGTCGAGGAGATCGTTCGCGACCGCGCCATCGTCGGGATCCTGGCCGAGCACTGGCAGATACTGATGGGGGCGTTCGTGATCGGCGTGGTGCTCCTGCTCAAGAACGGCCTCGCCGGCGTCTTGCTGACGACCGCGTCCGGCGTTCGCAAGAGCAGATCCACCCCGGCATGA
- a CDS encoding branched-chain amino acid ABC transporter permease yields the protein MDPTFFLIQTLNGLQYGLLLFLIASGLTIIFGIMGVINLAHGSFYMLGAYLALSLTQWTGSIFGAILLGAPLAALFGLVVERVFISHLYRREHLQQVLLTFGLILIFNELQSLLWGDDPHGVPIPALLSGSVALTETLSYPVYRLFLSACCLAIAGALYLLIQRTRLGMWIRAGASNPEMVQCLGINTGLLFATVFAIGVTLAALAGIIAAPVESVYPGIGEQVLIISFVVVVIGGIGSIKGAFVGALLIGLADVYGKVFLPDFAAVTVYGLMAAILLWRPAGLYGRVA from the coding sequence ATGGACCCGACGTTCTTTCTCATCCAGACCCTGAACGGGCTCCAGTACGGGCTGCTGCTGTTCCTGATCGCCAGCGGGCTCACCATCATTTTCGGGATCATGGGGGTGATCAATCTGGCGCACGGCTCGTTCTACATGCTCGGCGCCTATCTAGCCTTGTCGCTGACCCAATGGACCGGCAGCATCTTTGGCGCCATTCTGCTCGGCGCGCCGCTGGCGGCGCTGTTCGGGCTGGTGGTCGAGCGGGTGTTCATCTCCCACCTTTACCGCCGCGAGCATCTGCAGCAGGTGCTGCTGACGTTCGGGCTCATTCTCATTTTCAACGAACTGCAGTCGCTCTTGTGGGGCGATGATCCGCACGGCGTGCCGATTCCGGCGCTGCTGAGCGGCTCGGTGGCGTTGACGGAGACGCTCAGCTATCCGGTCTACCGGCTGTTCCTGTCGGCCTGCTGCCTCGCCATCGCCGGCGCCTTGTACCTTTTGATCCAGCGCACCCGCCTCGGCATGTGGATCCGCGCCGGCGCCTCCAATCCGGAGATGGTGCAGTGCCTTGGGATCAACACCGGGCTTCTTTTCGCCACCGTTTTCGCGATCGGCGTGACCCTCGCGGCGCTGGCCGGCATCATCGCGGCGCCGGTCGAATCGGTCTATCCCGGAATCGGCGAACAGGTGCTGATCATCTCTTTCGTCGTCGTCGTCATCGGCGGCATCGGCTCCATCAAGGGGGCATTCGTCGGCGCCCTCTTGATCGGCCTCGCCGACGTCTACGGCAAGGTGTTCCTCCCAGACTTCGCCGCGGTGACCGTCTACGGGCTGATGGCGGCGATCCTTCTGTGGCGCCCGGCCGGCCTCTACGGCCGGGTGGCGTAG
- a CDS encoding ABC transporter substrate-binding protein has protein sequence MLPYSGTYAALGDAITNAVELKLAETGGKLGGREVELIKVDSEASPPKAAELTTKLINQEKVDFLVGPVHSGVAMAMVKIAREEGTITIDPNAGADAVTGPLCGPNIFRTSFSNWQPGHPLGKILVDEGKKNVVLCSWNYAAGKEMEQGFKDGFLPAGGTIVKEIGVTFPEVNFQAALTEIASIKPDAVYSFYAGGGAVKFVKDWHAAGLQGIELVGPGFLTEGVTGAQGEAAEGIRTTLHYADSLDTPANKAFRAAYKDRFGKEADVYAVQGYDAGELIRIGLEAVQGDTGEREAIIEAMAAAEFSSPRGPFKLSPSHNPVQNIYLRQVRNGDNVVVSTAAEALSDPAKGCKMTG, from the coding sequence CTGCTGCCCTACAGCGGCACCTACGCGGCGCTCGGCGACGCCATCACCAACGCCGTCGAGCTGAAGCTCGCCGAGACCGGCGGCAAGCTGGGCGGCCGGGAGGTCGAGCTGATCAAGGTCGACAGCGAAGCGTCGCCGCCGAAGGCCGCGGAACTGACTACCAAGCTCATCAACCAGGAGAAGGTGGATTTCCTGGTCGGACCGGTGCACTCCGGCGTCGCCATGGCGATGGTCAAGATCGCCCGCGAGGAGGGCACCATCACCATCGACCCCAACGCCGGCGCCGATGCGGTGACCGGCCCGTTGTGCGGACCCAACATCTTCCGCACGTCGTTCTCCAACTGGCAGCCGGGCCATCCCTTGGGCAAGATCCTGGTCGACGAAGGCAAAAAAAACGTCGTGCTGTGCTCGTGGAACTACGCAGCCGGCAAGGAAATGGAGCAGGGGTTCAAGGACGGATTCCTGCCGGCCGGCGGCACCATCGTCAAGGAGATCGGCGTTACGTTTCCGGAAGTGAACTTCCAGGCGGCGCTGACCGAGATCGCCTCCATCAAGCCCGATGCGGTCTATTCGTTCTACGCCGGCGGCGGCGCCGTCAAGTTTGTCAAGGACTGGCATGCAGCCGGCCTCCAGGGCATCGAACTGGTCGGGCCGGGGTTCCTGACGGAAGGCGTCACCGGCGCGCAAGGAGAGGCTGCGGAAGGAATCCGCACCACCCTGCATTACGCAGATAGCCTCGACACTCCGGCCAACAAGGCGTTTCGCGCCGCCTACAAGGACAGGTTCGGCAAGGAAGCCGACGTCTACGCCGTGCAGGGCTACGACGCGGGCGAATTGATCCGCATCGGGCTGGAGGCGGTGCAGGGCGACACCGGCGAGCGGGAGGCGATCATAGAGGCCATGGCCGCGGCCGAGTTTTCCTCGCCCCGGGGGCCCTTCAAGCTGTCGCCCTCCCACAATCCGGTGCAGAACATCTACCTGCGCCAAGTCCGCAACGGCGACAACGTGGTCGTCAGCACGGCCGCGGAGGCCCTGTCCGATCCGGCCAAAGGCTGCAAGATGACCGGCTGA
- a CDS encoding thioesterase family protein produces MSDAHPHSDQWIASFLGAVMASEYDPEATMNSRLYIERFDQATWFLMHAIGFSPRSVKASGLRIAVVRQHFQYVRELRGGELVRIQSGFIAVGKKHLRFLHRMFDVESGVLVATSDVTAVQASLETGKTVPLASEQIERAKAFTITDATIE; encoded by the coding sequence ATGAGCGACGCACACCCGCACTCCGACCAGTGGATCGCGAGCTTCCTCGGAGCCGTCATGGCCTCCGAGTACGACCCCGAGGCAACCATGAACTCTCGCCTCTACATCGAGCGCTTCGATCAGGCGACGTGGTTCCTGATGCACGCCATCGGCTTCAGTCCGCGCTCGGTGAAGGCGTCCGGGCTGCGGATCGCCGTCGTCCGTCAGCACTTCCAGTACGTGCGGGAGTTGCGCGGCGGCGAACTGGTGCGCATCCAGAGCGGCTTCATCGCCGTCGGCAAGAAGCACCTGCGTTTTCTGCACCGGATGTTCGACGTGGAGAGCGGCGTGCTGGTGGCGACCAGCGACGTCACCGCCGTTCAGGCCAGCCTGGAGACCGGCAAGACGGTGCCGCTGGCGTCCGAGCAGATCGAGCGCGCCAAGGCATTCACCATCACCGACGCCACGATCGAGTAG
- a CDS encoding RDD family protein, translating to MELNEADASTLLAEKKIDSKEAETGPTPGVSPSGWLALPPTPWRRYGARMLDTSLNGSIMFLLIAVAFYAIAPASADEFFLFFEADGARIVDAVLTAIFASFLNGSLIGVSGFTLGKWIFGVKVTRLDGTKLGIGAGLSRDFTVLLKGLGLGIPVVALFTLWFSYKALSKNKSTSWDQGNYIVWHRPSGTSQYVLNVVGILLTVIVLGGLNAMGGL from the coding sequence GTGGAGTTGAATGAGGCTGATGCTTCCACTCTGTTGGCAGAAAAAAAGATCGATTCAAAAGAAGCTGAGACTGGCCCGACACCAGGAGTTTCCCCCTCTGGATGGCTCGCACTGCCCCCTACCCCATGGAGACGCTATGGCGCGCGAATGCTTGATACCTCCCTGAATGGGTCGATCATGTTCTTGTTGATTGCTGTAGCGTTCTACGCCATCGCCCCGGCTTCGGCCGACGAGTTTTTCCTATTCTTCGAAGCCGATGGAGCGCGAATCGTTGATGCTGTATTGACGGCTATTTTTGCCAGCTTCTTGAATGGCTCGTTGATTGGAGTAAGCGGTTTTACATTGGGTAAATGGATTTTTGGAGTGAAGGTCACTAGGCTTGACGGTACCAAACTTGGGATAGGGGCAGGACTGTCTCGAGATTTCACTGTGCTATTGAAAGGTCTTGGTCTGGGGATTCCAGTTGTCGCGCTTTTTACTTTATGGTTCTCATACAAGGCTCTGAGTAAGAATAAATCGACAAGTTGGGACCAGGGAAATTATATTGTTTGGCACCGACCGAGCGGCACATCTCAGTACGTCCTCAATGTTGTTGGAATCCTCCTTACTGTAATTGTTCTTGGTGGGTTAAACGCGATGGGCGGACTCTGA
- a CDS encoding DUF4339 domain-containing protein — MAQSPYYQLRAFFSVLRGKLILYYYHDGENEVGPFSADRLVKLASSGLLGAGTLVRAANNETWVPFGELELTDDADPSPAAETGGSLDGSIPPARFLAQWS; from the coding sequence ATGGCACAATCGCCCTACTATCAGCTTCGTGCGTTTTTTTCAGTACTGCGGGGAAAATTGATTTTGTACTATTATCACGATGGGGAAAACGAGGTAGGCCCATTCAGCGCTGACAGGCTAGTCAAGCTGGCTAGCTCTGGATTGCTAGGTGCCGGTACCCTCGTAAGAGCCGCCAACAACGAGACATGGGTGCCTTTTGGCGAACTGGAACTGACAGACGATGCAGACCCTTCACCGGCCGCTGAAACCGGTGGCAGTTTGGATGGCAGCATCCCGCCCGCCAGATTTCTGGCGCAGTGGAGTTGA
- a CDS encoding GNAT family N-acetyltransferase, whose product MPNTIQSSPVAEDAREIDYSMPLDENGDVLMRDRIPVRSLAESDLPALIAIDRRVTGRDRTPYYQAKVREALFESGIRVSLIAEADDHPVGFIMARVDFGEFGRTEPEAVIDTVGVDPRYGHHGVGVALMSQLLANLATLRVERVRTQIDWNDLPLLAFLDRCGFRPSQRIAFVRPIPAGPERPAGR is encoded by the coding sequence ATGCCCAACACCATCCAGTCGTCGCCGGTGGCCGAAGACGCGCGCGAGATCGATTACAGCATGCCTCTTGACGAAAACGGCGACGTGCTGATGCGCGACCGCATCCCCGTCCGTTCCCTCGCCGAGAGCGACCTTCCGGCGCTGATCGCCATTGACCGCCGGGTGACCGGCCGCGACCGCACGCCCTATTACCAGGCCAAGGTGCGGGAGGCCCTGTTCGAATCGGGCATCCGCGTCTCCCTGATAGCGGAAGCGGACGACCATCCGGTCGGATTCATCATGGCCCGCGTCGACTTCGGCGAGTTCGGCCGCACCGAGCCGGAAGCCGTCATCGACACCGTCGGCGTCGATCCCCGCTACGGCCACCACGGCGTCGGCGTCGCGCTGATGTCGCAGTTGCTGGCCAATCTGGCGACCCTGAGGGTCGAGCGGGTGCGCACCCAGATCGACTGGAACGATCTGCCGCTGCTCGCCTTTCTCGACCGCTGCGGCTTTCGCCCGTCCCAGCGCATCGCCTTCGTCCGCCCGATACCGGCGGGGCCGGAGCGACCAGCCGGCCGCTGA
- a CDS encoding GNAT family N-acetyltransferase — MSVRPSPVGLALRPLTPDDLDAVIAIDRAHSGASRLGFYQKRLQAALRDPKGFVYVGATLDDQLVGFAMARLLGGEFGHENAAAALDAIGVDPAYLGRGIGSALMAGLDEVMRSKGVRELETQSEWTDHDQLRFFAQIGFRHAPCTVLERDAAPLNEAR; from the coding sequence GTGTCAGTGCGTCCGTCGCCAGTTGGGCTAGCTCTGCGTCCGCTAACGCCGGACGATCTCGACGCCGTAATCGCCATCGATCGGGCGCATTCCGGCGCGTCGCGCCTTGGGTTCTACCAGAAGCGACTGCAGGCGGCGCTCCGCGACCCCAAGGGTTTCGTCTACGTCGGCGCAACGCTCGATGATCAACTGGTCGGCTTCGCAATGGCCCGTCTGCTCGGTGGCGAGTTCGGCCACGAGAATGCCGCGGCTGCGCTCGACGCCATCGGCGTCGATCCCGCCTACCTCGGCCGCGGCATCGGCAGCGCCTTGATGGCGGGGCTGGACGAAGTGATGCGCAGCAAGGGCGTGCGGGAACTGGAGACCCAGTCGGAGTGGACCGATCATGATCAGCTGCGGTTCTTCGCCCAGATCGGATTCCGACACGCGCCTTGCACCGTCCTCGAACGGGACGCGGCGCCGCTCAACGAAGCGCGGTAG
- a CDS encoding GNAT family N-acetyltransferase produces MAVLPDGTTTTTTTAPAARSVAGPRDIHIRRARIADVPAIIRLDEAVTGLAKPEYWADVFERYGERRLHERFFLVAETATDEDGDAIVGLLIGEIRAWEFGSEPCGWIIAFSVDPKTRLRGVGTDLFLAISAEFRSAGIDTMRTMVARDNALHMTFFRSEGMMAGPYLQLETKID; encoded by the coding sequence ATGGCGGTTTTGCCGGACGGAACGACAACGACAACGACAACGGCGCCGGCGGCACGCTCGGTCGCGGGGCCTCGCGACATCCACATCCGCCGCGCGCGCATCGCGGACGTCCCGGCGATCATCCGCCTGGACGAGGCCGTGACCGGCCTGGCCAAGCCGGAGTATTGGGCCGACGTGTTCGAGCGTTATGGGGAGCGACGCCTGCATGAGCGGTTCTTTCTTGTGGCGGAAACCGCCACAGACGAAGACGGAGATGCCATTGTTGGTCTGTTGATCGGCGAGATCCGCGCCTGGGAATTCGGGTCCGAACCGTGCGGTTGGATCATCGCGTTCTCGGTCGATCCGAAGACACGGTTGCGCGGCGTCGGCACCGACCTGTTCCTCGCCATCTCCGCCGAGTTCAGAAGCGCCGGCATCGATACGATGCGCACCATGGTGGCCCGCGACAACGCGCTGCACATGACGTTCTTTCGCAGCGAAGGAATGATGGCGGGGCCGTACCTCCAGTTGGAAACGAAGATCGACTAG
- a CDS encoding Rrf2 family transcriptional regulator, with translation MKLQIASQLAIYALLELARHPDRQLSVVEIAETYGVSTHHLAKVMHALGRANLVRSVRGVGGGHQFCGNARRTTLLDIVQLFEDIAEPDAQGTGEATEAGRALRQVLSEIDDITRATLGSITIATMLNLIDRRRPQPRASTDERAASTAGV, from the coding sequence TTGAAACTTCAGATTGCCAGTCAGCTCGCCATCTATGCACTCCTCGAACTGGCGCGCCATCCCGATCGGCAGCTTTCCGTGGTCGAGATTGCCGAGACGTATGGGGTGTCGACCCATCACCTCGCCAAGGTGATGCATGCCCTCGGGCGCGCCAACCTGGTGCGCTCGGTGCGGGGCGTCGGAGGCGGTCATCAGTTCTGCGGCAACGCCCGGCGCACGACTCTGCTCGACATCGTGCAATTGTTCGAGGACATCGCCGAGCCCGACGCGCAGGGAACCGGCGAGGCTACCGAGGCCGGGCGCGCGCTGCGTCAGGTCCTCAGCGAGATCGACGATATTACCCGCGCGACCCTCGGCTCTATCACGATCGCCACCATGCTCAACCTTATCGACCGGCGCCGGCCGCAGCCCCGAGCGAGCACCGACGAACGGGCAGCCTCGACCGCCGGTGTCTGA